One segment of Malassezia restricta chromosome V, complete sequence DNA contains the following:
- a CDS encoding signal recognition particle subunit SRP68: MNVALQDREPAELGELSFPLLKLIIEARNEHGMRQHDWERYRRYCTTKTKRVRSALHLTHAPNKPATKVRRTKRSRRLTTEEQSVKDKKRDHTFERRDIVLDQVTDTRPLELLLFESEHAWASAEELWAKQTEETRAKLRRSSLGRARRAMQYATKLNELADALSSLDVHSRAQCLAYLGLVRSASAFIQENWESTLRATAATRRLLTITSECSPSSRDEAVASSFLDTIDAQIRFATYSLGETDDAAERVCTPEACEEVLPGWARVTQALQAAHPASASSNEPFVLHWRSQTIPVHSLELYDAIQRVQAEEATLAQHVAPTNKSTPGKRAKLSHAQRNAHRRHGMGRASDSYANRGELDPFDRVLAALSDAESIARVLVDDNTQALAKTHSTRYEAAGLLLRRAHEWLAYRLLSVRIARNVRLWSDVQSRAAMREARAEALTQQRTHRRTLPAMATGKRKRAARQYARSGTRARSQAQRQKHLKRVQDLCAQQSDRRRLRIVPGIAKLLDSIDGCLLAMVGLDLVEGEPDVSSLLESKRFYYCSELLRQVASAFAQYNQCGESLVLLQRADLYVRQAMQSLEFAQGAQDEDQHFAPQLLGPDDVLSRQTRHIQETRELTESRIGAQGVLVSSAMQSTKGGQTLYYYAHRHVSLDEANLSEALAQVRSPVQQHDSDLEAFEDAENETDDMDEENEVYVDTEPAPAPSGRSSWWGRWLGR, encoded by the coding sequence ATGAATGTGGCCTTGCAGGACAGGGAGCCTGCggagctcggcgagctgaGCTTTCCGTTGCTCAAGCTCATTATTGAGGCACGGAACGAGCATGGTATGCGGCAACATGACTGGGAGCGTTATCGTCGATACTGCACGACAAAGACGAAGCGCGTCCGTTCGGCGCTGCATCTTACGCATGCACCGAACAAGCCTGCTACGAAAGTGCGacgcacgaagcgcagTAGGCGGCTTACTACCGAAGAGCAGAGTGTCAAGGACAAGAAGCGTGATCACACGTTTGAGCGCCGCGACATTGTGCTGGACCAGGTGACGGATACGCGGCCCCTCGAGCTCTTGCTGTTTGAGAGCGAGCATGCGTGGGCATCCGCCGAAGAACTGTGGGCCAAGCAAACAGAAGAGACTCGTGCGAAACTGCGCAGAAGCAGCTTgggacgcgcgcgtcgtgcgatGCAATATGCCACGAAGCTGAATGAGCTGGCGGATGCGCTGTCATCCCTCGATGTTCATTCCCGTGCCCAATGCCTAGCATACCTCGGCCtcgtgcgcagcgcatcagcTTTTATCCAAGAAAATTGGGAGTCCACTTTGCGCGCTACCGCTGCCACGCGTCGTTTGCTCACGATCACGAGTGAATGCAGCCCGTCGAGCCGTGACGAGGCCGTAGCGAGCAGCTTTCTTGACACGATCGATGCACAGATCCGCTTCGCGACGTATTCTCTTGGTGAGACGGACGATGCCGCAGAGCGCGTATGTACGCCTGAGGCATGTGAGGAGGTGCTGCCGGGCTGGGCCAGAGTGACCCAGGCGCTCCAGGCCGCCCACccggcctcggcctcgtcgaaCGAGCCGTTTGTTCTGCACTGGCGGTCCCAGACGATCCCTGTTCACTCGCTGGAGCTGTACGATGCCATTCAGCGCGTGCAGGCTGAAGAGGCTACattggcgcagcatgtggcCCCGACGAACAAGTCCACGCCCGGCAAGCGCGCCAAGCTGTCGCATGCCCAGCGCAACGCCCACCGACGCCACGGGATGGGACGTGCGAGTGACTCGTATGCGAACCGTGGTGAGCTCGATCCGTTCGACCGTGTCCTTGCGGCGCTGTCGGATGCCGAGTCGATCGCACgcgtgctcgtcgacgacaaTACCCAGGCACTGGCCAAAACGCACTCAACTCGGTATGAGGCGGCTGgtctgctgctgcgccgtgcgcacgaaTGGCTTGCTTACCGCTTGTTGTCTGTGCGCATTGCTCGTAATGTGCGTCTGTGGTCAGACGTACAGTCAcgcgcggccatgcgcgaggcgcgagCGGAGGCACTGACGCAGCAGCGGACTCATCGTCGGACGCTACCCGCGATGGCAACTGGAAAGAGGaagcgtgccgcgcgtcaGTATgcgcgcagcggcacacgtGCCCGTtcgcaggcgcagcgccaaaAGCACTTGAAGCGCGTGCAAGATCTCTGCGCCCAGCAGTCCGATCGCCGCCGTCTGCGTATCGTGCCAGGTATAGCCAAACTGCTAGACAGTATCGATGGCTGTCTACTAGCTATGGTCGGCCTGGACTTGGTCGAAGGTGAGCCCGATGTGTCGAGTTTGTTGGAGTCCAAGCGCTTTTACTACTGCtctgagctgctgcgccaggtcGCCAGTGCGTTTGCACAGTATAACCAGTGCGGCGAATCGCTTGTTCTGCTTCAGCGTGCCGATCTGTACGTGCGCCAGGCCATGCAGTCGCTCGAGTTcgcccaaggcgcccaagacgaGGATCAGCACTTTGCCCCTCAGCTCCTCGGCCCCGATGATGTGCTCTCGCGCCAGACACGGCACATCCAAGAGACGCGTGAGCTCACAGAGTCACGCATAGGCGCACAGGGTGTTCTGGTATcgtcggcgatgcagtCGACCAAGGGCGGACAGACCTTGTACTACTATGCACATCGCCACGTGTCCTTGGACGAGGCCAATCTGTCGGAAGCCCTCGCACAAGTTCGTTCTCctgtgcagcagcacgactCAGACTTGGAAGCCTTTGAGGATGCAGAAAACGAGACGGACGATATGGACGAGGAGAACGAGGTCTATGTCGATACCGAGCCGGCCCCCGCTCCCAGCGGCAGGAGCAGCTGGTGGGGACGCTGGCTGGGCCGCTGA
- a CDS encoding septum formation protein translates to MAHDPISPDALRTPVFTRLKGKRVVLASSSPRRRDILATVGVHPEIVPSTFKEDLPKSDFVGDIAHEYPVETATHKAKEVYIRLVMQDEHDPPDLVIAADTVIVHQGKILEKPLDKTDNVRMLADMCGHSFHVVTGVAIVHPILQAPGYEVRTVCEQTRVHFADVPGPLLQAYAESGEGLDRAGGFAIQGRGALFIRSIEGDYNNVVGFPLYSVFELLHALVENEELDFEGTA, encoded by the coding sequence ATGGCTCACGATCCGATTTCGCCAGATGCGCTCCGTACGCCTGTGTTTACGCGGCTGAAGGGTAAGCGCGTCGTTCTAGCAAGCAGCAGCCCACGCCGCCGTGATATTTTGGCGACAGTCGGAGTGCACCCAGAGATCGTACCATCGACGTTCAAGGAGGATTTGCCCAAGAGCGACTTTGTCGGCGATATCGCGCACGAGTACCCAGTCGAAACGGCTACACATAAGGCGAAGGAGGTCTATATCCGCCTCGTCATGCAAGATGAGCATGACCCTCCAGATCTCGTGATCGCTGCCGACACAGTCATTGTGCACCAGGGGAAGATCCTCGAAAAGCCCCTGGACAAAACCGACAATGTACGCATGCTCGCTGACATGTGCGGCCACTCTTTCCATGTTGTGACCGGTGTTGCCATCGTGCATCCAATTCTGCAAGCGCCAGGGTACGAAGTCCGCACCGTTTGCGAGCAGACTCGCGTCCATTTTGCCGACGTGCCGGGTCCCCTGCTCCAGGCCTACGCCGAATCAGGcgagggcctcgatcgaGCTGGGGGCTTCGCAATCCAgggacgcggcgcactcTTCATTCGCAGCATCGAGGGTGACTATAACAACGTGGTGGGATTCCCACTGTACAGTGTATTTGAACTTCTGCATGCACTCGTCGAAAATGAAGAGCTCGATTTTGAGGGTACTGCATAA
- a CDS encoding small subunit ribosomal protein S23 yields the protein MPRHIPGQVTQSVSRLLEGQYIKSPPAWYDATLRHPPVYPPPLSSRVRPDSDLPRSLQSEARKVPHLAANKAGRRSHLNSLKKLRSQLPPLRPQPIVYEGDRIRRQFFRDHPWEAKRPRMLTETDYTLEEPISPTLSRGQVPELYMWSRINPSVEDVVQCTLKTAECTDMSLSQAYRRTIASYHAIHAEREHRMRHAILEARSLGAEFGPTETERGFIKESRELDKWAALNQGVQLEEATETPSKREHRVKRTDMAFTNGAAYMDSAQSLTSGQAVLEQHTASEPTPQPAHTSSPDDYLGIASRG from the coding sequence ATGCCGCGTCATATTCCTGGACAGGTAACGCAGAGTGTGAGCCGTTTGCTAGAGGGGCAGTACATAAAAAGCCCACCAGCATGGTATGATGCCACACTCCGGCATCCACCTGTGTACCCACCGCCTCTCAGCTCGCGTGTTCGGCCGGACAGCGACTTGCCTCGTTCCTTGCAAAGCGAGGCCCGGAAAGTACCTCACTTGGCCGCCAACAAGGCTGGTCGTCGTTCCCATCTCAACTCTCTGAAAAAGCTGCGCTCTCAGCTTCCACCGCTGCGACCACAGCCGATTGTATATGAAGGTGACCGCATTCGCCGTCAATTCTTCCGTGATCATCCTTGGGAAGCTAAGCGGCCTAGGATGCTGACGGAAACGGATTATACGCTTGAGGAGCCCATATCACCCACATTGTCGCGGGGCCAGGTTCCCGAGCTGTACATGTGGAGCCGTATCAATCCCTCCGTCGAAGATGTTGTGCAGTGCACGCTCAAAACGGCTGAATGCACAGACATGTCTCTCTCGCAAGCATACAGGCGCACCATCGCGTCGTACCATGCCATTCATGCTGAGCGTGAGCAccgcatgcgccatgctATCCTCGAAGCACGCAGCTTGGGTGCTGAGTTTGGTCCTACAGAAACGGAGCGTGGCTTTATCAAGGAATCTCGTGAACTGGACAAATGGGCCGCGCTGAATCAAGGCGTGCAGCTGGAAGAAGCAACAGAAACGCCGTCCAAGCGTGAGCATCGCGTGAAGCGCACAGATATGGCGTTTACAAATGGTGCGGCGTACATGGACTCTGCTCAGTCGCTCACGTCAGGACAAGCTGTGCTTGAACAACACACTGCGTCGGAGCCCACCCCTCAGCCAGCACATACGAGCTCTCCAGATGATTACCTAGGCATCGCCTCGCGTGGGTAG
- a CDS encoding D-3-phosphoglycerate dehydrogenase/2-oxoglutarate reductase, translated as MTNATQAFTRSSQYFSAADAPLAQPSDPVIPPDGSRRRSMSNGMLQQHARVLQQFNADSIKILLLENVSQGAVKILREQGFEVDFYTGAWSEDELVEKIGGYHAIGIRSKTRLTQRVFDAAHQLLVVGCFCIGTNQVDLSAATKNGVAVFNSPFANSRSVAELVIAEMVCLSRQLTDRAQEMRQGTWNKVSKRCFELRGKLLGIVGYGHIGSQLSVLAESMGMQVIYHDVVPLMPLGSARQADSLEELLSEADFVSIHVPELPETRGMIGERELSLMKPGAYLINNARGTVVQIPALVEALKSQHIGGCALDVYPREPAKNGVNAFNNDLNEWASELQSQANVIMTPHIGGSTEEAQRAIGVEVSNALCRYLNFGVSTGAVNFPEVNLRPITEQEVRSIRLCYVHHNQPGALLAVNEIIGSHNVDKQITDSLKDIAYLLADISDVSESDIQDIHMRLSKTPASILTRLLY; from the exons ATGACCAACGCAACTCAGGCATTCACGCGGTCAAGCCAGTACTTCTCTgcagctgatgcgccgcttgcACAGCCAAGTGATCCAGTCATTCCGCCGGACGGTTCTCGGAGACGTTCCATGTCCAAcggcatgctgcagcagcacgcacgTGTCCTGCAACAATTCAATGCTGATTCGATCAAGATCCTCTTGCTTGAGAATGTTAGCCAAGGCGCGGTAAAGATACTCCGTGAACAAGGATTCGAAGTGGATTTCTACACAGGTGCATGGTCGGAAGATGAGCTTGTCGAAAAGATTGGCGGATACCATGCAATTGGCATCCGCTCTAAGACGCGCCTCACACAACGCGTGTTTGATGCGGCGCACCAGCTTCTTGTTGTCGGCTGCTTCTGTATCGGAACAAATCAAGTGGACCTCAGCGCGGCGACTAAGAACGGCGTGGCTGTCTTTAACTCGCCTTTTGCCAACTCGCGTTCAGTCGCTGAGCTTGTTATAGCCGAAATGGTGTGTCTTTCGCGCCAGCTCACGGACCGTGCCCAGGAGATGCGGCAGGGTACTTGGAATAAAGTGTCAAAGCGGTGCTTCGAGCTCCGTGGCAAGCTTCTTGGCATTGTGGGATACGGTCACATTGGCTCGCAACTCTCTGTCCTTGCCGAGTCTATGGGCATGCAGGTAATTTATCACGATGTCGTGCCTCTTATGCCCTTGGGTAGTGCGCGCCAGGCAGATTCGCTCGAAGAGCTTCTTAGTGAAGCCGACTTTGTGAGCATCCATGTGCCGGAACTGCCTGAGACACGCGGCATGATCGGCGAACGGGAGCTTTCGCTCATGAAACCGGGCGCCTACCTCATCAACAATGCACGCGGCACCGTGGTGCAAATTCCTGCATTGGTTGAGGCCCTCAAGTCGCAACACATTGGCGGTTGTGCGCTCGACGTCTACCCACGTGAGCCGGCTAAGAACGGTGTCAATGCCTTCAACAATGACCTGAATGAATGGGCGTCGGAACTTCAGAGCCAAGCCAATGTCATCATGACACCCCACATTGGTGGCAGCACCGAGGAGGCTCAGCGAGCTATTGGTGTGGAGGTGAGCAatgcgctgtgccgctATCTCAACTTTGGTGTGAGTACGGGCGCCGTCAACTTCCCCGAGGTGAATCTCCGCCCCATCACGGAACAGGAGGTCCGCTCAATTCGCTTGTGCTACGTGCACCACAACCAGCCTGGTGCGCTTTTAGCCGTCAACGAGATTATTGGTTCACACAATGTGGACAAGCAGATCACAGACTCACTAAAAGATATCGCTTACCTGCTCGCTGACATCAGTGATGTGTCCGAGTCTGATATCCAGGATATCCACATGCGTCTGAGCAAGACCCCTGCTAGTATCTTG ACTCGTCTTCTCTATTAA